A window of the Balaenoptera acutorostrata chromosome 13, mBalAcu1.1, whole genome shotgun sequence genome harbors these coding sequences:
- the PPP1CC gene encoding serine/threonine-protein phosphatase PP1-gamma catalytic subunit yields MADIDKLNIDSIIQRLLEVRGSKPGKNVQLQENEIRGLCLKSREIFLSQPILLELEAPLKICGDIHGQYYDLLRLFEYGGFPPESNYLFLGDYVDRGKQSLETICLLLAYKIKYPENFFLLRGNHECASINRIYGFYDECKRRYNIKLWKTFTDCFNCLPIAAIVDEKIFCCHGGLSPDLQSMEQIRRIMRPTDVPDQGLLCDLLWSDPDKDVLGWGENDRGVSFTFGAEVVAKFLHKHDLDLICRAHQVVEDGYEFFAKRQLVTLFSAPNYCGEFDNAGAMMSVDETLMCSFQILKPAEKKKPNATRPVTPPRVTSGLNPSIQKASNYRNNTVLYE; encoded by the exons TGAGAGGGTCCAAGCCTGGTAAGAATGTCCAGCTACAGGAGAATGAAATCAGAGGACTGTGCTTAAAGTCCCGAGAGATCTTTCTCAGTCAGCCTATCCTACTAGAACTTGAAGCACCACTCAAAATATGTG GTGATATCCATGGACAATACTATGATTTGCTTCGACTTTTTGAGTACGGTGGTTTCCCGCCAGAAAGCAACTACCTGTTTCTTGGGGACTATGTGGACAGGGGAAAGCAGTCATTGGAGACCATCTGCCTCTTACTGGCTTACAAAATCAAATATCccgagaatttttttcttctcagaggaAACCACGAATGTGCCAGCATTAATAGAATTTATGGATTTTATGATGAAT gtaaaagaagatataacattaaaCTATGGAAAACTTTCACAGACTGCTTTAACTGTTTACCGATAGCAGCCATCGTGGATGAGAAAATATTCTGCTGTCATGGAG gtTTATCACCAGATCTTCAATCTATGGAGCAGATTCGGCGAATTATGCGACCAACTGATGTACCAGATCAAGGTCTTCTTTGTGATCTTTTGTGGTCTGACCCCGATAAAGATGTCTTAGGCTGGGGTGAAAATGACAGAGGAGTGTCCTTCACATTTGGTGCAGAAGTGGTTGCAAAATTTCTCCATAAGCATGATTTGGATCTTATATGTAGAGCCCATCAG GTGGTTGAAGATGGATATGAATTTTTTGCAAAGAGGCAGTTGGTCACTCTGTTTTCTGCACCCAATTATTGTGGAGAGTTTGACAATGCAGGTGCCATGATGAGTGTGGACGAAACACTAATGTGTTCTTTTCAG ATTTTAAAACCTGCAGAAAAAAAGAAGCCGAATGCCACGAGGCCCGTAACACCTCCAAGGG TTACATCAGGCCTGAACCCGTCCATTCAGAAAGCTTCAAATTATAGAAACAATACTGTTCTATACGAGTGA